Part of the Cloacibacterium caeni genome is shown below.
GAAAAATCGCTGAAATTGCTCTTAAAAATTTTGAAAATCAATAGAAAATAAAAAAATTGCAAACTCATCTCACAAAAACCCATCATATTAAACTAAATTTTAATTAAAGAAATCACGAGCAAAATTTTGTTCGTGGTTTTTTATATTTTTACAACATGATATACAGAAAAGCAACCACTGATGATATTCCGCAAATACAAATTGTAAGGAATTCTGTAAAAGAAAATCAACTTTCTAATCCTAACTTAATTCCTAATGAATTGGTAGAAGAGTTTATTACCAAAAGAGGATCAGGTTTCGTTTGCGAAATTGATGATAAAATTGTAGAATTTTCTATTATAGACTTTGTAGAAAATAATGTTTGGGTGCTATTTCTTTTACCCGAATACGAAGGAAAAGGTATTGGTAAAAAACTTCATCAATTAATGCTTGACAAATATTTTAGCAAAACCCAAAAAACCATTTGGCTTTCAACAGAAACAAATTCTAGAGC
Proteins encoded:
- a CDS encoding GNAT family N-acetyltransferase; the encoded protein is MIYRKATTDDIPQIQIVRNSVKENQLSNPNLIPNELVEEFITKRGSGFVCEIDDKIVEFSIIDFVENNVWVLFLLPEYEGKGIGKKLHQLMLDKYFSKTQKTIWLSTETNSRAELFYKKQGWKDVGFHGEEIKFEMSFKDWKK